TATAGAAGACGAAGAGATGCTGCTGGATGTAGAAAAGCAGTTGCGTAGGGTAGGTGCCTTTGACAATAACCGGGTGAACTTTAAAGGAGAGCGCCAGCTTTATAAATCACTTGCGCAAAGTCCTAATAAGCTTAAAAGTATTTGCGAGATTATAGATTTTGAATCCCAAGGAATGGGTGAAGATCTACGTGCAGTAATCCTCACGGATTATGTACGCAAGGAATTCTTAGAAAGCGTAAACGATGATCTGGCAGATGTAAATAAACTTGGTGTTGTTCCAATTTTTCATCACCTGCGACATTCACTATCAAAAAAAACTGAAGATTTACACGGAGTAAGCAAATTAGAAAAACTAGCTGTTCTCACGGGTACACTTGTTATTGTGCATAAACGCTTAGAAAGCGAAATCATCAAAGTACTTTCTAATGATGATTATACCATTACACCTCTTGATGGAACGGAGTTTATCATTGTAAAAACAAAGGAACGAGCAAAGAGCATTATTGTGAGTGTAATTACTCAGTTATTTACAGATGGTCACATACAAATTCTGGTAGGCACCGCTGCCTTGCTAGGAGAAGGATGGGATGCTCCCGCTATTAATACATTGGTACTTGGTTCCTACGTGAGTTCTTTTGTGATGTCTAACCAGATGCGCGGTCGTGCGATACGCGTGCAATCTGGTAATCCAGATAAAGTAGCTTCTATCTGGCACCTTGCGTGTATAGATCCTACCATTGATGGTGGTGGTGAAGATGTGGCAAAACTTGTAAAACGTTTTGACGCCTTTTGCGGAGTCTCTCTAGAAAATGATCCTTTTATAGAAAATGGCGCCGACCGGTTTGCACTGCCTACAACCACAATCAACAAGGAGACGATTAATGAAAAAATGCTCCAGCTAGCAGTAAACAGAAGCCATATTAAAGAGCGCTGGAATAAAGCTATAGGGACTGGAAAGCTACTTGTGCGAGAACTAAAGTTTGATTTTAGCCCAAGTAGCAAGAAGAAAGAAGCCGAAACGCAAAAGGTCTATTACAAAGATGCTGTAAAATATAGTTTCTTGCAGCTAGGAGCTGTTATTACTATGACCATTCCAGAGGTGATAATTAATAATGTAGGAAGCTATTTTTCTAAAGGAATGCTGTTTTTTATATATGCCACCTTAGGTTCTATTGTGCTCGTACTGGCGCCCAAAACATATAAGGCTATCGTGAAGTACCTTAAATTTGGTCGTATCGATAAGCAAGTGTATAAAATGGGGCAAGTAGTATTAAAGTCACTGCGTGAGCAATTATTAATCACCACCCAACTACAGCAAATGAAGCTCGGCGTAGAGTATTTACCTAATGGGGAGATTGCTTGTTTTCTCACAGGCGCCACCGCAAAGGAGGAAATACTTTTTGTAACCTGCCTGCAAGAACTTCTAGAACCCGTATATAATGCACGCTATATGATTGAGCAGTCCGGTTGGTTTCAAGAGAAATTTGGACTTGCAAATTACTACAGCGTCCCGTCTATATTTACAGCCAGTAAGAAAGATGCTGCCTTGTTTTTCAAGTACTGGGAGATTTTTGTGAGTGATGACGCACGACTGACTTTTACAAGAACACGAGACGGCAGGAAGCAATTACTTAAAGCACGTTTTCATTACTTGAATACCGAGAATGGTCTTAAGACCAAGACTTGTGCTATCTGGAGGTAAGAGGTTTTTCGCTTTCGCGAAAAAGTGAAGATTCATTGGTCATAAGTCACACACGGTAATTTATGACCAATAAGTAGTTTCGGTGTTTAAGAAACCCACTCCTTCGGCTCCTGCAACACTTTAATTAATCGTTCTTCCTCGCTTCCTGGTGCTGGGTGGTGATCATATTTCCACTGTACTACGGGTGGTAGGCTCATTAAGATACTTTCAATACGGCCATTTGTTTTTAGACCAAAAAGGGTTCCTTTATCGTGTACGAGGTTAAATTCTACGTAACGACCACGGCGTACTTCTTGCCAGTCTTTTTGTTCTTTCGCAAAAGCGGTGTCTTTTCTACGCTCCACAATAGGGACATACGCCTCTAAGAAACTGTCGCCCACAGTGGTTACAAAATTGTACCAGTCTTGCATAGAACGCTCTTCGGTAGCTTTGCAATAATCAAAAAACAAGCCTCCTATACCGCGACCTTCATTACGGTGTGCGTTGTAAAAATACTCATCACAACGTGCTTTATATTTAGGATAAAAGTCTGCATCATGTTTATCGCAAGCAGTTTTGCACGTCTGGTGAAAATGAGTAGCATCTTCATCAAAAAGGTAATAAGGAGTGAGGTCTTGCCCTCCACCAAACCATTGGTCTACAATGTTTCCTTCTTTATCATACATCTCAAAGTAACGCCAGTTTGCGTGTACCGTAGGCACCATTGGGCTTGTAGGGTGCAAGACCAGTGATAGGCCGCAGGCAAAGAAATTTGCATCTTCTACGCCAAAATATTGTTGCATCGCCTTCGGAAGTTCGCCGTGAACTTGTGAAGTGTTTACACCGCCTTTTTCGAAGATATTGCCGTTTTCAATGACGCGCGTGCGACCACCACCACCTTCTGGACGTTTCCAGTTATCTTCTTGAAAGCTGGCCTTACCATCTAGTTGCTCTAGTGTGGCAGTAATTAGATCTTGAAGATTTAGTATGTAGTTTACAAATTGATCTTTCATTATATGTTTTTTTAGGTGGTGACCTATGCAGTCAGGCTAGTGTGATGGTCCTTGTCAAGCAATTTTATGGTTTGCACCGTTGCTGCAGTTACAGATATGGGTAAAACGAGTATAATTCCCACAAGTGGGATGATAAGAAACAGCATAAATACAATACCGTTACCTATGGCTTGACCCTTGTTTCTTTTTATAAAATCTACGCTTTCTCTATACTTAAAATGACGTTCTAGTGTATAGTCCATATTACCAAAACCTGCGTAGTAAGCTTGTGTAAGAAATAGTAAAATAGTGGCAGCAATACTTCCTATAATTGGGATAAAATTGAGCAGTAAGATAGGTAGCGTGATAAGCAATTCTAGTCCCAAGTTACGCACGTTTATGCGTATACCTCGTATAAGTTGTTCAGTATTTGAGGTGTCTCTGTGGGTGTGATTTTCTCCTTTAAGGTGAGCCTCTATTTTTTCTGAAACTGGGCTCATAAATGGCGCACTTAGTGCCATAATAATGTGCTTATATAAAATAAGACCTATGGCAATGATAAGCAGTGCACTCACAATCTCTGCAAAAATAAAAAAGGCGTGTCTTCCCGTTTCCCAGGGCCAGATTTGCTCTACCCAGTGCCCTATATTATCAGAAAAGCCCCAGGCAGATGCCGCAATCATCGAGGCAGTAATAAGACTGATAACCATGGGGATGGCAAAATACTTCCAAAGCCCCAACTTTGAGATTAACCCAAAAGACGATTTATACGTTTGTAGTCCGTTTAAGATGCCTTTTATCATATTATACTGCTATATCTTCTTTGAGAATTTCTCTGTCTTCCTTTGTGATTCCTTTTGACCAAATGGCGAGGCCAAAGGTAAGTACACCTAGTCGACCTATAAACATAAGGATTATGATAATAATCTTACCTATACTGCTTAAATCTCCAGTAATCCCAGTACTCACACCCACAGTACCAAGTGCAGAGGCAACTTCAAATAAAATATTTTCAAAATCAAAATCTTCTGAGAAGGTTAGTACAAACGTCCCTACAAAAATAAGTGTTGTATAAAATATAAAAGATGATGTTGCTACGTATAGTCGCTCATAAGGAATGCGTTTTCCTAAGAAGGTGATGTTTTTAGATCCTTTGAGTCGGCTTTGCATTATGGCAAATACGGCAGTAAGTGTGGTAATTTTCATACCTCCAGCCGTACCAGAAGGAGAGGCGCCTATGTACATCAAAAATATAGTTACTAGTAGCATAGGTAATATAAAAGTACCAAAGTCAACAGTATTAAAACCTACTGTAGTCATCGCGGTCATAGATTGAAAAAATGCAGCACTCACTCGAGCTGACCCACTCAAACTTGAGATGGACGGCTCTAAGAAGTAAAAAAACAGGTATCCAAAAGCTAGAAGTATAAGCGAACCTATTGTGACAATCTTTGTTGTAAAGCTAAGCGAGTGTGTTCTGTTTTTTATCCATAAGCCCACGTCTGTAATCACTATAAAACCTAGCGAACCGCAAATAGCGAGCATTGATATGGTAAAGTTTATGAGTCCATTATCTACGTAAGGTGTAAATCCACTATTAAAAAGACTAAAACCAGCGGTACAAAAAGCACTTATACTATGAAAAATAGATGACCAGATTGCCTCTCCCGTTCCCATACCATCTGACTTAAAAGCAATAAAGAATAATATGGCGCCTAGAACTTCCATTATTACCGTATACAGTACTACAGATTTTAAAAAGTCTTTGATACGTATAGTAACGGGTAATGTAAACTCTGTATTGAGAATACTTTTATGCCAGGGTGTTATTTTATGGGTAGTAGATAGCAGCATAAATGTAGTAAAGGTCAAGTAACCTATACCTCCCAGCTGGAAAAGTGCCATTATAACAAATTGTCCTCCTATGTTATATGAGTCAAAAATAGACATCGTAACCAGCCCCGTAGTACTCACTGCAGAGGTTGCAATAAAAAGATGATCTAATATTGAAGCACTCGTCTTTTGTAACCAAGGCAAGCTCAGGAGTAAAGTTCCTACTAAAACATACGTGAGAAAACCATAAAATAAATTTTGCTGTGGCGTCCAGCTCCTTTTAAGTGCGGTGTATCGTAAACTCAGCTTATTGTAGAATGTTCTCATAACTAGAAATTATAATCAAAAGTATTTGTTTTGCCCTCCATAGCCTGTTACATATGGTTAAATTATCACTCTAAGTGAACCAGTATCGTATCACAACGCTTGATTTCTTTTAGGCTAGTACGCTTTCGTGAAAGCGGAACCATCTCCAGCAGTTGTGTCACCAGTTGTTCTTCGTCTTGCCCGCAAAGGCTTGTGATAAGATCACGTCCCACACGGTTGTTATGTAAGTCCATCGCACGTTCTAAAGGTGCGTTAGGAGAAAAATCCTCGTGCCAGTCTGTAAAACGTTTTGTCCACGCTAGTGATCGCTGCAGCGGCAAGCCTCGTTGCACACTAAGGTGCACGATAAGCATATTCCACAAGGCGTGTCTAAAAGCATTTTCTGGGCCGTTGAGATGCTGCTTCTCGCCATACAAGTCATTGCAAATAGCAACCGTTTTGCGAGTCCCCTTAATGGTAGGAATCACAAATCTTGGATGGCGTGCACTGAGCCAAAAAAGGCTCCACAGCTGTTTAAAATCCATAGATTTGACAACAGCCCAGACGTTCATTATGCTTTATACTCTTTTACAGCTTCTATAAATGCACCTGCATTTTCTATAGGAATGTTAGGTAAGATACCGTGACCAAGATTTACAATGTACTTGTCTTTGCCAAATTCATTAATCATCTCGTGCACCATTCTCTTGATCTCGCTAGGAGGTGAGAATAATCGAGTAGGGTCAAAGTTACCTTGCAGCGTGATATTACCACCAGTAAGGTAGCGCGCGTTGCGTGCAGAGCACGTCCAATCTACGCCCAGTGCAGATGCTCCAGACTTTGCCATTTTATCAAGTGCAAACCAGCATCCTTTCCCAAAAGCAATTATTGGCGCCTCATCTTTAAGAGCGTCTATAATTTGCTGTATGTATTGCCAAGAGAATTCTTGATAATCTACCGGTGAAAGCATCCCTCCCCAGCTATCAAAAACCTGTACAGCATTTACACCTGCTTCCACCTTTTTCTTGAGGTAAGCAATGGTAGTATCTGTGATTTTTTGAAGTAAAGCGTGAGCTGCTAGCGGTTGTGTAAAACAAAATTCCTTTGCTTTGTCAAAGTTTTTTGACCCTTGACCTTGTACACAATAACATAGTATCGTCCACGGTGATCCTGCAAAACCTATAAGCGGAATCTCGTCATTGAGTTTTTCCTTAGTCATTTTAATGGCATCCATCACATAGCCTAGCGTCTCATCGATATCAGGAACAATTACTTGCTCCACATCCTTTGCAGATCGTATAGGGTTAGGTAACCACGGCCCTACATTAGGCTTCATTTCTACCTCAATATTCATTGCCTGAGGGATCACTAGAATATCAGAAAATAAAATGGCTGCATCCATCCCATAACGGCGTATAGGTTGTACAGTAATCTCACTCGCAAGCTCAGGAGTCTGGCAGCGTGTAAAGAAGTCATACTTTGCTTTAATTTCCATAAATTCTGGAAGGTATCTTCCAGCCTGACGCATCATCCATACTGGTGGGCGGTCTACAGTTTCTCCTTTAAGTGCTCTTAAAAATAGGTCGTTTTTTATGCTCATATCTCTAGGTCTGTTCGAGCGCAGTCGAGAACTTAATTGTACTCTTATAATGAACCTCTCGACTGCGCTCGAGGGAACAATTTTATGTTTTTCTAGATAGTTAAGTTCTAGATTCTTCTTTCAATGTTTTCACCGCCTTTGCAATCGTGCTTTCTATGCTTGTTGCATCAGATACGATTACTTTTTTAAAGTGCAATCTTGCCGTTGTGGCAGTGGTCTCACCTATGCAAAACGCTATACTGTCTATTGCTGGTGTGTTTTTGTTCGCTTTCGCGAAAGCGTTAACACCACTCGGACTAAAAAATAATATACCATCAAATGTACGGTCAAAAGACTGTGTTATTTGATGTGTTTCATAAACCACTACTTCTTTACACGCTACATTATTTTCTTTGAGTAATGTAGGTAACTCATCTCTGCGCTGTCTCCCGCAGAAGTAAGTGAACGATTCGATTTTATGGTTTTCGACTATAAAACGAGCCAATTCTTCTCCATTTTGCGCTGTTTTTGTCACTTTTATGCCATTTTCGACTAAAAGCGCTGTTGTTTTTTCGCCAACAGCAAAACAACTTTTTATACTTTCTAATTGCTCACTAGAAAGATTATTAAGTAAAGCGCGTGCTCCATTTTGACTAGTGATGATTACTTTTTTATGCTTTCGCGAAAGCGTAAAAGCAACCTCTTGTGTGCGTATCGCATCATATTCCACAAATTGTAAACCTGCATTGAGAAGTAGCTCTCGTTGGTTAGGCTTTAATTTTTTTGTGAATAGTACGGTCATTTTTTTAAATTACTCTTAATCTCCTTCATCAACTCTCGTCCGCCATCATCAAGAATATCAAGGGCACAATCTGTTCCAAAACCAACAGCATTTGCTTTTGAAACTACCTGCTCTACTTCAATTTTTGTGGCACCATCGAGAGAAAATAATACCCCTCTAAATCGTATGTCGTCACCTATTTCTTCTGCGAGAGCTCCTATAGGAGCGGTACAACCGCCTTCAAGAGTTTTTAAAAACTCACGTTCTATATAAGTGCACAAAGCTGTAGGCTTGTGGTTTAGTGTGGCGCATGCCTCTAGACAAAACTGATCCTCTTCCATCGCGACAATGAGCATGGCTCCTTGTGCTGGTGCAGGAAGCATCCAGTCTAGTACTTCGTAATTTTCTGGAAGTACCTCAATACGTTCTAAGCCAGCTTTTGCAAATATGGCACCCGTCCAGTCACTATCTTCTAGTTTTTGAAGTCGTGTATTTACATTGCCACGTAAATCTGTAGTCTGATGGTTAGGGTATCTATTGAGCCATTGAGCCTGTCTTCTTAAACTTCCCGTAGCAATTGTGCAAGGTTGTTTGTAGTCTGGTGCTCCTTTATGTACAAGAATATCTTCGGTTGCAGCTCTTTTGAGAACTGCGGCTTGGACAATCCCTATAGGTAAGGCGGTTGGAACATCTTTCATGCTGTGTACAGCAATATCGACGGTGCCGTTAAGCATTGCAACATCTAGGGTTTTTGTAAAAATACCTGTGATTCCTAGCTCGTAGAGTGGCTTATCTAAGATAAGATCTCCAGTAGATTTTACCGGTACAAGTTCAGTTTTGTATCCGTTTGCTTCTAGTTGTGATTGCACGGTTTTAGCTTGCCAGAGTGCTAGTTCGCTATCTCGAGTACCAATTCGTATGGTTTTACTCATTGTCGTTTTCGAGTTGAAATATAGATTGTATAAGTGCTATACTTTGATCTGTAGATCCGTTTGCATTGCGTAAATGATGCGCAAACTGATTTGTAATTTTTTGAATAATCTTGTCACTCATAGCCGTTGCACTCGCCTCACTAAAATCTGGCGTTTTCTTACGTACATTTTCAATCTCTGCAGCTTGTACTTCTTGAAGTCTCACTTTGAGAGCTTTCATGGTAGGAGCAAACTTTCTAGTTTGTAACCACACATTAAACTCATCTGTAATTTCTGCAATGATTGCTTCTGCTTGAGGAATATAACCCTGGCGACGTTTTAAGGTCGCGTCTGTCATTTTTGATAATTGGTCTAAGTGGAGGAGCGTGACATTCTCAAGCTCTTCTACATCATTAGACACATTTTTAGGAATAGAGAGATCAAGAATAAGTAAAGGCTTTTTACTGTGTAGTAATTCTTTACTTATTGTAGGTTTCTGAGCACCTGTAGCAACTACAAGGATGTCCGTTTGTGCAATCTCACTTTGTATATCTGCATATTCCTTTACAAGTAAATTAAATTTACCTGCAATTTTTTCTGCCTTTTCTTTAGTTCTATTAATAAGCGTGATATGCTCATTTTTAGTATGCTTTACTAAATTCTCGCAAGTATTACGTCCTATTTTTCCAGTTCCAAAAAGAAGGATATTCTTGTCTGAAACATAGGGCACGCGAGCCATAATATATTGTACTGCGGCAAAGCTCACTGAGGTAGCACCACTTGAGATTTCTGTCTCGTTCTTAATACGTTTACTTGCTTGGATAACAGCATTTACTAATCGTTCCATAAATGGATTGATAAGCTGTAATTTTTTAGCACGCTTAAAACCAATTTTGAGTTGGCCAATGATTTCAAAGTCACCTAGAATCTGACTATCAAGGCCAGTCCCTACTTTAAAGAGATGAGCAATCGCATCATCGCCTTTGTGTAAATATGCTACGTCTAGAAACTCTTCTATGGTTCCGTGGGTGTGCTCGCAGAGAATTTTAACGAGCGTCATTGCGTCTGGCGCAAAGCCGTATAACTCTGTTCTATTGCAGGTAGAAATAACAGTAAGAGCAGTTACTCCTTCATTTTTGGCACCTTTTAGAATTGCCTCTTGAGCAGTTTCAGATATTGCAAAATGACCGCGCGTAGTTGCGTCGGCTTTTTTGTAACTAATACCTATGGCGTAAAATCGTTGTCTTTTCAAAAGCAAATATTCATTTCCTCTGATACTATCAGGGACGCAAAAGTAATAGTCACTTTCTTAAAAAAATAACGCTAGCGGTATCATTTATATCGTACAAGGTGTAAAATGAACGATAGAAGGCGTAATTTTACATGAAGCACAGTGTTTACGGTAAAGTACACGCACTTGCTATTTCATTTATTTAGAGTGATTCTAAATAAAAAAATAACTTTTGTTATGGATGTATCACAAAAAAACAACGCTGAAAGCCTAACTAATGAAACTCTCATAGAAGATGGCTTTTTTATATTAAGATTTGATAACGAATCTGCTCAAAAACAGCAAGTTGAGCGTACGGTAAATAGTAGTTACATTCAGTTTCACTTTTGCTTAAAAGGTGCAGCTATTTTTAATTTTAATGATGGCGCTTATCAACTACCTATACAAGAAGAAAACTCACTATTACTCTATAATCCTCAGCGAGATTTACCTATGAATTTAGAGCTAGCACCAGAAACTTGGGTCGTTACACTCTTAATGTCTATTAAAAAGTTTCACAACTTATTTTCAAATGAGGCGAGTTTCATTCACTTTTTGAGTGATGAAAATAAAGATCGTAAATACTATAAAGACGGTAGTATTTCTCCCAGTATGGCAATTGTGCTTAATCAGTTAATGAATTACAGTCTCCATCCTTCTATCCAGAAACTATATTTTAAGGGAAAGGCTTATGAGCTGCTTAGTCTATATTTTAATCGTCCAGCAGATGCAGATATTGAGCAATGTCCTTTCCTTGTAGATGAAGATAATGTGCAAAAAATAAAACGTGCTAAGCAAATTATCATTGCGAGAATGGACGCACCACCCACTCTAAGCGAACTATCAGATGAAATAGGCTTATCACTTAATAAACTTAAGGAAGGCTTCAAGCAGATTTATGGAGATTCTGTGTTTAGTTTTCTGTTTGACTATAAGATGGAAGTTGCGCGCCAGTTGCTGGAGACAGGCTCTCACAATGTGAACGAAGTAGGGCTAAAGGTAGGCTATAGCACAGCAAGTCACTTTATTACGGCATTCAAGAAGAAATTTGGTACTACGCCAAAGAAATATTTAATGAGCTTAGGGTAAAAGTTATCACGCTTTCGCGAAAGCATAAAAAAGACAATACCAGTATCATAAAGTCTTATAGATAACATGAGGATGATACGATTGATATACTGTATTTTTGTTAAGGAAAAACTGAGAATAAATGAACAAAGGAGTTTTAATGGTAAATCTGGGATCACCAGATAGTACAGATCCAAAAGACGTAAAAAAATATTTAGGCGAGTTCTTAATGGACGAACGCGTAATTGATGTTCCTTATGCAGCACGCGCATTGCTAGTAAAAGGAATCATATTAAATACACGTCCTAAGAAGAGTGCAGAGGCGTATAGTAAAATATGGTGGGATGAAGGATCACCGTTAATAGTCCTTACACAGCGGCTTCAGAAAAAAGTACAACAACATACAAAACTTCCTGTTGAGATTGCGATGCGCTATGGTTCTCTATCTATCAAAGAAGGGCTTCAGAAATTGCATGATCAAGGAGTAGATGAGGTAATGTTATTACCGCTTTACCCTCATTATGCCATGGCAACTACAGAAACAATTACCGTGCTTGCAGAGGAGCTAAGAGCTGAGTTTTTCCCGAAGATGAAAATAACTGATGTAAAACCATTTTACAAGGATGCAGATTACATCAAAGTATTAGGAGATTCAATTGCAGAGAGTCTTGAAGGTGTAGATTATGAGCATGTATTATTTTCATATCACGGGGTTCCTGAGCGCCACATACGTAAAAGCGATGTAACAAAGGTACACTGTAAGATTGACGGATCTTGCTGTATGTCTGAGTCTGCAGCACATGAATTTTGCTATAGGCACCAGTGCTATGAAACTACCCGAATGGTAGGAGAATATCTAGGATGGGAGCCTTTAAAGTTTTCAACTAGTTTCCAGTCTCGTTTAGGTTTTGATCCATGGTTACAACCTTATACAGACCGTACTGTAGAGCGTATGGGGAAAGAAGGATTTAAGAAAATGGCCATTGCTACACCAGCATTTGTTTCAGACTGCCTTGAGACGTTAGAAGAAATTGCGATGGAGGGTGAAGAGATTTTTCACGAAGCAGGAGGAAAGGATTTCCATACCATTCCTTGTATAAATGACCGAGATGACTGGGCTGCACTTATTGCCAAATGGGCAAATGAGTGGGCACTTGTAGAAAGTGGAAAAGCTATAGCTTAATAGAAGCTATAATCATGATTTAAAGAATAGAAAGTGAATTTTGCTTGATATAATTACCCTAACGGTTGTTCTGTAAGTGGTGATTTTTCGCCAAATTTCACTTTCTTTATTTCTTTTTGAGCTTCCTCAAGGGTATTAAAAACAGTGAGTTTGTACTTTGAGAAGTTTTGCTCAAACTGTACAATTTGTTTTGTAGCAATTTTTTCTGCAACTATAAACATTGCATTTATATCTGCATAATAAGGGCACTGTATATAAACAATAGGGTCAATTGTATAATCAATAGTCCTGTCAAATATGAATCCATATTTTAAACCGTTGTAGAAAGGGCGAGATTGCTCATGAAGAGCTATTGCTTTAGGAACATCTAGAACGATACCTTCATTCATTTTACAAATCACATAGGTTTTGTAAAACTCAATTATAGCAAAATTGAGATCTTTTTTTTGTAGTAAATCATCCATAGTTGCACTAGTTTGGGAGGTTTCAATGTATTGAAAAACATCAGTTTAAATAGGGATATCATGTAATTTAAGCATTATATATTTGATTAACTGATAACTACCGACTAAATAATATCTTAATTGTATCATAGCAACTAGTATTAAAACTCAAGATTAACTTGGCAAATAAAAATTCTACAGCATTAGGCACAGAGCCCATTTCAAAACTATTGGTTAAGCAAGCTGTTCCTGCATCTATAGGAATACTTGTAATGTCGCTTAATATGATTGTAGATACCATCTTTGTAGGGAGATGGATAGGCCCTCTGGCAATTTCCGCAATTACAGTAGTCATACCCGTTACCTTTTTTATAGCAGCCATAGGGCTAGCTGTAGGCATTGGAGGAAGTTCTGTACTGTCAAGAGCACTAGGATCTGGTGATGATGATAAGGCGCTACGTGTTTTTGGTAATCAGATCACACTTACCTTTCTAGTATCTGGGCTCCTAGCAGTCTTAGGGCTTGTATTTCAAGATTCGCTCATTGAATTTTTTGGAGCAGATGACACATTTAAAGATATGGCGCTCACCTATTATCGCATTGTACTTTATGGTATTGTGATGCTCGCAATGTGTATGATGGGTAACAATGTGATACGAGCAGAGGGTAAACCCAAATTTGCCATGTATGCCATGATTCTTCCCGCCATAGGTAATATAGGGATGGATTACGTACTCATAAATGTACTAGGTTATGGCATGGAAGGTGCCGCCTGGGCAACTTTCATTAGTTATGCTATATGCTTTGCATTTATCGTTTGGTTTTTCATTTTCAAGAGCGAATTAAGAATCGTAGCCGAATGTCTCAAACTTAAAAAGAAAGTTGTCTCAGAAATCTCAGGGCTTAGCGCAGTAACCCTTGCACGCCAGGGAGTGATATCTGTGCTTACTATTTTACTTAATAATGTCCTTATCAATTATGGAGACGCCCTAGATGTCGCAAGTTATGGGATTATAAGCAGGATGTTAATGTTTGCCCTGTTTCCCGTGATAGGAGTTACACAAGGTTTTATGCCTATTGCTAGTTATAATTATGGCGCAGACCAATAT
The genomic region above belongs to Dokdonia sp. Dokd-P16 and contains:
- a CDS encoding EI24 domain-containing protein, with translation MIKGILNGLQTYKSSFGLISKLGLWKYFAIPMVISLITASMIAASAWGFSDNIGHWVEQIWPWETGRHAFFIFAEIVSALLIIAIGLILYKHIIMALSAPFMSPVSEKIEAHLKGENHTHRDTSNTEQLIRGIRINVRNLGLELLITLPILLLNFIPIIGSIAATILLFLTQAYYAGFGNMDYTLERHFKYRESVDFIKRNKGQAIGNGIVFMLFLIIPLVGIILVLPISVTAATVQTIKLLDKDHHTSLTA
- the hemE gene encoding uroporphyrinogen decarboxylase, which produces MSIKNDLFLRALKGETVDRPPVWMMRQAGRYLPEFMEIKAKYDFFTRCQTPELASEITVQPIRRYGMDAAILFSDILVIPQAMNIEVEMKPNVGPWLPNPIRSAKDVEQVIVPDIDETLGYVMDAIKMTKEKLNDEIPLIGFAGSPWTILCYCVQGQGSKNFDKAKEFCFTQPLAAHALLQKITDTTIAYLKKKVEAGVNAVQVFDSWGGMLSPVDYQEFSWQYIQQIIDALKDEAPIIAFGKGCWFALDKMAKSGASALGVDWTCSARNARYLTGGNITLQGNFDPTRLFSPPSEIKRMVHEMINEFGKDKYIVNLGHGILPNIPIENAGAFIEAVKEYKA
- the hemF gene encoding oxygen-dependent coproporphyrinogen oxidase, translating into MKDQFVNYILNLQDLITATLEQLDGKASFQEDNWKRPEGGGGRTRVIENGNIFEKGGVNTSQVHGELPKAMQQYFGVEDANFFACGLSLVLHPTSPMVPTVHANWRYFEMYDKEGNIVDQWFGGGQDLTPYYLFDEDATHFHQTCKTACDKHDADFYPKYKARCDEYFYNAHRNEGRGIGGLFFDYCKATEERSMQDWYNFVTTVGDSFLEAYVPIVERRKDTAFAKEQKDWQEVRRGRYVEFNLVHDKGTLFGLKTNGRIESILMSLPPVVQWKYDHHPAPGSEEERLIKVLQEPKEWVS
- a CDS encoding DEAD/DEAH box helicase family protein, which codes for MLKEAFHFIYPWRTYQERFLKDFKSHALDNHLHVVAPPGSGKTVLGLEMMRRVNEKTLVLAPTITIRNQWEQRMFECFVSEEDCTIPLSRNIKEPAHITFATYQSLHAFSKNEMEGDMSRLVAFFAEAGIKHIVLDEAHHLKNEWWKPLFALKKLEGTLTALTATPPYDSEQREIAKYFQLCGPIDIEISVPELVREGNLCAHQDYIYFSEPDEAQIQYILKYRVKSKVFIDSLVENDNFGTFVLEHTLYTLTDGLLDPIYEKPDFYVAILVYLQARGHEIPKEKIEVLGVDTEKAQLPLFNQEWAERLLQPILVTDRELFIEDEEMLLDVEKQLRRVGAFDNNRVNFKGERQLYKSLAQSPNKLKSICEIIDFESQGMGEDLRAVILTDYVRKEFLESVNDDLADVNKLGVVPIFHHLRHSLSKKTEDLHGVSKLEKLAVLTGTLVIVHKRLESEIIKVLSNDDYTITPLDGTEFIIVKTKERAKSIIVSVITQLFTDGHIQILVGTAALLGEGWDAPAINTLVLGSYVSSFVMSNQMRGRAIRVQSGNPDKVASIWHLACIDPTIDGGGEDVAKLVKRFDAFCGVSLENDPFIENGADRFALPTTTINKETINEKMLQLAVNRSHIKERWNKAIGTGKLLVRELKFDFSPSSKKKEAETQKVYYKDAVKYSFLQLGAVITMTIPEVIINNVGSYFSKGMLFFIYATLGSIVLVLAPKTYKAIVKYLKFGRIDKQVYKMGQVVLKSLREQLLITTQLQQMKLGVEYLPNGEIACFLTGATAKEEILFVTCLQELLEPVYNARYMIEQSGWFQEKFGLANYYSVPSIFTASKKDAALFFKYWEIFVSDDARLTFTRTRDGRKQLLKARFHYLNTENGLKTKTCAIWR
- a CDS encoding TrkH family potassium uptake protein, producing MRTFYNKLSLRYTALKRSWTPQQNLFYGFLTYVLVGTLLLSLPWLQKTSASILDHLFIATSAVSTTGLVTMSIFDSYNIGGQFVIMALFQLGGIGYLTFTTFMLLSTTHKITPWHKSILNTEFTLPVTIRIKDFLKSVVLYTVIMEVLGAILFFIAFKSDGMGTGEAIWSSIFHSISAFCTAGFSLFNSGFTPYVDNGLINFTISMLAICGSLGFIVITDVGLWIKNRTHSLSFTTKIVTIGSLILLAFGYLFFYFLEPSISSLSGSARVSAAFFQSMTAMTTVGFNTVDFGTFILPMLLVTIFLMYIGASPSGTAGGMKITTLTAVFAIMQSRLKGSKNITFLGKRIPYERLYVATSSFIFYTTLIFVGTFVLTFSEDFDFENILFEVASALGTVGVSTGITGDLSSIGKIIIIILMFIGRLGVLTFGLAIWSKGITKEDREILKEDIAV
- a CDS encoding DUF6973 domain-containing protein; its protein translation is MDFKQLWSLFWLSARHPRFVIPTIKGTRKTVAICNDLYGEKQHLNGPENAFRHALWNMLIVHLSVQRGLPLQRSLAWTKRFTDWHEDFSPNAPLERAMDLHNNRVGRDLITSLCGQDEEQLVTQLLEMVPLSRKRTSLKEIKRCDTILVHLE